The genomic stretch TTCGTGGTGACTTTTATTAGCTATTTTTGGGCTCGGCATGTCTATGTTAGCCATAAGATAAGACGTGATCGCGAGCAAATACCGGTCTCTATTGGCGGCTGGGGCACGCGCGGAAAGTCAGGCACAGAGCGACTAAAATCGGCGTTATTTAGTAGCTTAGCGCTGCGTGTTATTAGTAAAACAACCGGCTGCGAGGCGATGCTCATTTACTCTAAAGTATCCGGTGAGCAATATGGGGTTCCCCTTTTTCGTCCCTTCGATAAAGCCAGTATTTGGGAGCAAGCCGACGTGTTAGCCTTTGCAAAGTCAGTAAAGGCCGATGTGTTTTTGTGGGAGTGCATGGGGTTGACCCCGCGCTACGTAAAAATCTTGGTTCGCTGGATGAAAGACAACTTTGCTACCATTACCAATGCTTACCCAGATCATGAAGACATTCTTGGTCCTTCCGGATATGACGTGGCCCAGGAAATGACCGCATTTATTGGCCAAAACACTCAGGTATTCACGGCCGAACAAAATATGGTACCGGTGCTCAACCTCGCGGCGAGACAAAAAAACACCTCCTTAATCCAAACTCACTGGGGGGAAGGGTTTCAAATCACGCCCGACGTTCTCGCCAAATACAGCTACTTTGAGCATCCCGATAACATTGCCTTGGTGGCAAAAATGGCGCAATACATTGGCATCAGTAAAGATTATGTTTATAAGGAAACGGCAGCCAGAGTGCTTCCGGATGTTGGCGTACTGCAACAATTTCCCACGGCCCAGGTGGCGGGAGTACAACAAACCTTTATCAACAGTATGTCTGCCAACGAGCGCTTAGCAACACAGGAAAACTGGCGCCGCCTTAACATCGTTGAGCAAGGCCAAAATGGCCGCATCATCGCGTTAATAAACAATCGCAATGACCGCATCGCCCGTTCACAAGTGTTTGCCAATATTTTGGTGCATGATCTGAGTTTTGATGACATTGTGGTGATTGGCAGTAATGTTGATGGCTTTGAGCAATATTTCCAGTCTGCGTTACAACAGCAATTACACCGGATCATGCAAAATAGCGACAAACAGGCCCTAACCTCACTATTGCAACGCTTTCGTATGGACAGCAGTGCCACAACCATGGCAGCCCTGGTTACTGAGACCTTGCCAGATATCCCTGCAGACTGTCACCTCGATGCCGTGAAATTAGAGCAGCACCTCGACTTGAGCCATGCCACTCACCGCTCCCTGTTGCAGCGCGTTAAACTGTGGCAGTTAGGGCAAACACTGGCACAACTAGCACCGACACCTCAGCATAGCGACCAAGTGGAAACCTTTGCCAGTGCCATCACAAAACTAAAATGCCATGTCATTCATCATTTTGACATCTCACCTGACGAGCTCACCAACGATATTGCCAACTTAGCCCTCCAGCAAGAGCGGCAAATTATTGTGGGGATGCAAAATATTAAGGGCCCGGGCTTAGGTTACGTTTATATGTGGCAAAAGTGGCACCTGCTAAACAAGCATTGTGAGCGCTTGTTTAGTCGCGCCATTAGTCAAACTGAATTTCGCGCTAGCATTCACTTTATTTTACAACAGCCCCACTTGAGCTTATTAGAGTGCCAGTTTTTATATGAGCAAATCGCCGCGTTAAAAGCTCTGCCTATCGCGCAAAATGAGTTTTGCCAAGCAGAACTTGAGCAAATTCAACAGCGGGTAGAACAAGGACTGGTAGCAGTAGAACGCCATGAGCAGACCACCACAGCAAGACCGCTGATGACGTTTTTACTAAAAGTTGCCGAATCCTTTTTAGAGGCGGGTGAAGCGGTTAAAAGGAAAAAGCTGGCGACGCAAATTTACCAAGACATTGCCAGCTTTCGTATTTCCATTGAAAGGGCCACCACCTTGCTACATGCACTGAATAAATCGCAAAAAGCCGGTTGGCTAAGCACCAAAGAGAAGCCTGGTAAGTCTAACTAATCTCACTGTTGCACCACTAGCATATAAATGAGCTTGATGATGAGGGTGATCATCAACAGTGGCAGCACATATTTGGCATACTTTTGCATTTTATCCAGCCCTAGGCGCTGTTGGTAGCGTTCCAGCAAAGGGATCAACACCAGCAGTGCTAGCACCAAACTGACGAGTAAAATAATAACATTCATATCCTGTCCTAATGGGTTGATAGTGGCAATAATGCCGTGCTGGGAGTTTACTAGCTCCTACCCCCATTAGCTTGCCATCATGAGCGTCACAAACGCAACCGAGCAATGTTACTTTTACTATTTCCAATTTCAATAATTGCCGTTATGCTAACAACACATCAGACCAGTTTAAGATTTTCTCATGAAAACAGCGATTACCGAATTACTTAACATTGAAAAACCCTTAATTTTGCCCGGAATGAGTTGGATTTCCACGCCTGAGCTGGTCGCCGCAGTCAGTAATGCCGGTGGCTTGGGTATTTTAGCAACGGGGCCATTAAGCCAAGCAGAAACGCAAGCCGCCATTGCGAAAATACGCCAGCTCACCGACAAACCTTTTGGTGTCGGTGTAACCTTGATGATGCCCGGCGCCAAAGCAAATGCCAAGGTGGCCTTAGACGCCCAAGTCCCGGTCATTAACTTCTCTTTAGGTAAGGGTGACTGGCTAGTGCAAGAAGCAAAAAAATACGGCGGTAAGGTGATTGCCACTGTGGTCACGCAAAAGCACGCTTTGGCAGCCCAGCGCTCAGGCGTTGATGCCTTATTAGTGACTGGCCATGAGGCAGCGGCACACGGCGGTGCAGTCACCTCTTTGTGCTTAGTCCCCAGTATCGCCGATATTGTCGATATTCCCATTATTGCAGCTGGAGGCTTTGCAGATGGTCGCGGTTTAGCAGCGGCACTGACATTAGGGGCTGATGCGGTTGCCATGGGCTCGCGCTTTGCCACCTCGGCGGAAAGCCCGCTACACCAAAATGTCAAAACCACGGTGGTAGCAAAAGGCGTTGAACAAACCATCTACTCCAAAAACTTTGATGGCTTGTATGCCCGAGTAATGAAAACCCCAGCAGCAGAGCAAGCAACCAAGAAGCCAATGAACTTCTTTATGGCGGTGGTAAAGTCCTTTAAAGCCGCGAAAATGGTTGATATGCCGCTGTGGAAATTACTCGCTGGACTGCTGTCGCAATTCGATAAGATCCGCATGCTGTCTTTGTTTGGCGCCGCCACCGAAAAACTCGAAGCCGCCACCATCAAAGGCGATCTTGACAATGGCGTGCAGTTTATTGGCCAATCACAAGGAGTGATTAACGACATAGAATCGGTGGAAATAATAGCAAGTCGAGTAATGACCGAGGCCGACACAGCGTTAAACAAATATAATCGTACCTAATGGCAGCGCTCTGCTGGCAGATAATTTGTTAAAGCGGTAAAATCCCTTGAGTTCTGACGAGTCTTGCGCCCGTACTGTTTACTCAGTATGGGGTTTTGCCTATGACTCGCTCAAGGTGCAGGCATTAAGGGAGCTTACCTAAACCCTATTTAGCCCGTTTTTTCTTATGCAATAAAGTGAAGTCCGATGCAGAAACACTATCTTTTTTACGTTGAACAACCCTATAGCTTTGCCATATTACGACCATTACAACAGGCCATAAGAGACAGTGGCGATGTTGTTAAATGGTTTCTTAAGGGTGATAATGTTTCTGCCACAAGCCTTGCAGCGGATGAGCAACAGCTTTGCAGCGTGGCAGCCGTCAAAGCCTTTAACCCCAGAGCCGTGTTCGTCCCGGGCAACGTGGTTCCAGACTTTTTCCCTGGCGCAAAAGTACAAGTGTTTCACGGTTTAGAATATAAAAAGAAAGGCCACTTTGGGATCCGAGGCTTTTTTGATTTATATTGTACCCATGGCCCCCTCACCACCGACCCTTTTAATCGCTTGGCTAAAAAGCATGGCTACTTTTATGTTATCGAAACCGGATGGCCCAAGTTAGACCCTTATTTTGACTACCATAAGTGCAACAACGAAAAACCCGTGTTGCTTTATGCACCGACCTTTTCGCCTAACCTAACTTCGTTAGACGCCCTGTATGAGCCGCTGAAAGCCTTAGCTGAATCCGGCCAGTATAAAGTTCAGCTCAAGTTTCACCCAAAAACCAAGCCCCATTGGCAGAGCATGTATGCTGAATTGGAAGCCATTAAAGATTTTGAAATTGCCGGCTCCGATAATCTAATGCCGCTGATCCAACAAGCCGATGTTGTCATATCAGACACATCAAGCGCCGTCGATGAGTCGCTACTGCTTGGCAAGCCAGTGATCACCTTCAACAACCAGCAACCACAAAAGGCCCTGCTAGACATTACCGATCCCGCGCAACTACCCACGACGGTAGCCCAGGCATTAAACCTTTCCACGCAGCAAGCACAAGAAATAGAACACTATATTGAACAAGTGCACCCCTATCGAGACGGCAAGAGTGCACAAAGGGTATTAGCGGCCACGGAAACGGTGATTGCAGCGGGCTTAAAGCGCAAACCTCTTAACCTATTGCGCCGCTACAAGATCCGAAAAGCACTGAACTATATGAAATTGAAGTAGCCTCTATGGCCCAGCAAAACGGGCCATAATTTTATCTCAAGCGTCTTGATCACGATCCATCAGGTCGGCCATCCGCGCGATTAGCTCCGCTTCAGTGTAGTCATGCTGATGGGTAGCTATGGTCCAAATATGGCCGAATGGGTCTTGCAGCGTCCCCGCTCTGTCACCATAAAACTGCTCGCATACCGCAGACACCTCAGTTGCACCAGCGGCAAGGGCACACTGAAAAGTGCTATCAACATCATCAACGTAAAGCAGCAAAGATACACTGGTGCCGCCCAGTATTGCCGGAGCTTGTTGTGGCAGTGCTTGGCAACCATCACAAAGCATAAAGTGGGAGTCCCCCACCTTGATCTCAGCATGAACAATACCGCCATCGGGCATGGGCAGTTGTCGCTTAAGCTCGGCTGCAAATGCTTGGCGATAAAACTCGATGGCTTTTGCAGCGCCTTTTACGGTTAAGTATGGGGTAATGGCATGATACCCTTTAGGATGAGCGGCTGTGGCCATGAGCAACTCCTATCACTAAAACTCAGGTATCATAACCATAGTCGATATTCGCTTATTTGTAGAGTGCGACCCGCGGCTCACGGGTAAGACTTATTACTTCGCTTTCACCGTCACAGAAATGGCGCAGTGATCGCTGAGCATTTGTTCTTCTTGCATCTGTTTAAAAAAGTGCACCTTAGGCTCATACTGCACCGCAGCATATAAAGGCTCACTAAAGAGAATATGGTCAATCGGTGCTGGGTATCGTGGGTGACACCCCTTCATGCTTGCCGTGACATTGTAACTTTGAATACCTTCACTCAACTCTGACCTAAAGCGATTATCGCTTGCTGCCAAACGATGATTAAAGTCT from Pseudoalteromonas sp. UG3-2 encodes the following:
- a CDS encoding UDP-N-acetylglucosamine 2-epimerase, with the protein product MQKHYLFYVEQPYSFAILRPLQQAIRDSGDVVKWFLKGDNVSATSLAADEQQLCSVAAVKAFNPRAVFVPGNVVPDFFPGAKVQVFHGLEYKKKGHFGIRGFFDLYCTHGPLTTDPFNRLAKKHGYFYVIETGWPKLDPYFDYHKCNNEKPVLLYAPTFSPNLTSLDALYEPLKALAESGQYKVQLKFHPKTKPHWQSMYAELEAIKDFEIAGSDNLMPLIQQADVVISDTSSAVDESLLLGKPVITFNNQQPQKALLDITDPAQLPTTVAQALNLSTQQAQEIEHYIEQVHPYRDGKSAQRVLAATETVIAAGLKRKPLNLLRRYKIRKALNYMKLK
- a CDS encoding NAD(P)H-dependent flavin oxidoreductase, whose amino-acid sequence is MKTAITELLNIEKPLILPGMSWISTPELVAAVSNAGGLGILATGPLSQAETQAAIAKIRQLTDKPFGVGVTLMMPGAKANAKVALDAQVPVINFSLGKGDWLVQEAKKYGGKVIATVVTQKHALAAQRSGVDALLVTGHEAAAHGGAVTSLCLVPSIADIVDIPIIAAGGFADGRGLAAALTLGADAVAMGSRFATSAESPLHQNVKTTVVAKGVEQTIYSKNFDGLYARVMKTPAAEQATKKPMNFFMAVVKSFKAAKMVDMPLWKLLAGLLSQFDKIRMLSLFGAATEKLEAATIKGDLDNGVQFIGQSQGVINDIESVEIIASRVMTEADTALNKYNRT
- a CDS encoding VOC family protein → MATAAHPKGYHAITPYLTVKGAAKAIEFYRQAFAAELKRQLPMPDGGIVHAEIKVGDSHFMLCDGCQALPQQAPAILGGTSVSLLLYVDDVDSTFQCALAAGATEVSAVCEQFYGDRAGTLQDPFGHIWTIATHQHDYTEAELIARMADLMDRDQDA